A genomic region of Prevotella scopos JCM 17725 contains the following coding sequences:
- a CDS encoding sigma-70 family RNA polymerase sigma factor: protein MRQLKISKSITNRSSEALDKYLVEIGREPMITVDEEIELAQEIHKGGRKGERAKEKLIKANLRFVVSVAKQYQHQGLSLTDLIDEGNIGLVKAAEKFDETRGFKFISYAVWWIRQSILQAIAEQSRIVRLPLNQVGAISKINQVTNEFVQQHNRRPSIHELAELTGIDEARIRQSQSADNHHMSIDAPFSDDDDNSMSDMLSSGDDSRTDRGVDFESMSDDLRAVLQNTLKDREIKIVTECFGIGCQEKGLEEIGTEMGLTRERVRQIREKAIEKIRESGNARVLMKYLG from the coding sequence ATGAGACAACTTAAGATTTCAAAAAGTATCACTAACCGATCAAGTGAGGCACTGGATAAGTATCTTGTTGAGATTGGTCGTGAGCCGATGATTACCGTTGACGAAGAGATTGAGTTGGCACAGGAAATCCACAAGGGCGGTCGCAAGGGCGAACGTGCGAAGGAGAAACTGATAAAGGCTAACCTCCGTTTCGTCGTTTCAGTAGCTAAGCAGTATCAGCACCAGGGACTCTCTCTCACCGACCTTATCGATGAGGGAAACATTGGTTTGGTGAAGGCAGCTGAGAAATTCGATGAGACACGTGGTTTTAAGTTTATCTCATACGCCGTTTGGTGGATTCGTCAGAGCATCCTGCAGGCTATTGCCGAACAGAGTCGTATTGTGCGTCTCCCGCTAAATCAGGTGGGTGCTATCTCAAAGATTAACCAGGTGACGAACGAGTTTGTGCAGCAGCACAATCGTCGTCCTTCTATCCATGAGTTGGCAGAGTTGACAGGTATCGATGAGGCTCGCATCCGTCAGAGCCAGAGTGCAGACAATCACCACATGAGTATCGACGCACCATTCAGCGATGACGATGACAACTCAATGAGTGATATGCTGTCATCAGGTGACGACTCACGTACCGACCGTGGCGTTGATTTCGAGTCAATGTCTGACGATCTCCGTGCTGTTCTTCAGAACACCTTGAAGGATCGTGAGATAAAGATTGTCACCGAGTGTTTCGGTATTGGTTGCCAAGAGAAGGGTCTGGAGGAGATTGGAACAGAGATGGGGCTTACCCGTGAGCGTGTTCGCCAGATTCGTGAGAAGGCTATCGAGAAGATTCGTGAGAGTGGCAACGCACGCGTACTCATGAAGTACTTGGGATAA
- a CDS encoding TonB-dependent receptor produces the protein MKRKDIQKYILLLLFMVTAQLALAQSFTLQGKVSDKDGNPIELASVMVVSQGKLSMTNLKGEFNMQLQSEDSVKVRFSMIGYKTKTRVLVRPKGKQTLLIQLADDNALEEVVVQGKAKQHGTTEELDIQKNKQGPSTTGNAVEELVQTQAGVSTHSELSSQYNVRGGTFDENSVYINNVEVFRPFLVRSGQQEGLSIINPDMVESVGFSTGGYEAKYGDKMSSALDITYKRPKKTEASVSASLLGASGYLGLATKKLTWTNGVRYKTNRYLLGSLQTKGEYRPSFLDYQTYLSWQPNKRWQVDFIGNISENRYNFQPEDRETNFGTLQNVKKFRVYFDGQEKDLFRTFFGSLAITRHLSSRTDVSLLASAFTTKEQERYDIQGQYWLTQTETSENLGVGTFMQHSRDYLNANVKSLKLMMQHRTGKHRIEGAVTYKIEHIKENSAEYEYRDSAGYNVPHTGRDLKMIYSLRARNELKAKRFESYLQDTWNFQTRDSVPTLFTLNYGVRFAHWDFNGESLFSPRASLSITPGRNRNLSFRIAGGIYYQAPFYKELRDTSIVNGVTYATLNQKIRAQQSIHALAGMTYRFEMLGRPFKFTAEAYYKALSRLVPYSVDNVKVTYYGENTASGHATGLDLKLFGEFVPGADSWLTLSVMNTSMTLNGKRIPLPTDQRYALNLYFTDFFPGSTRWRMSLKLAYADGLPFSAPHQELENNTFRAPAYKRADIGMSYRLLDNHDGHRNIIFKNIWLGLDCLNLFGINNVNSYYWVTDIAGQQYAVPNYLTGRQINGRLTIDF, from the coding sequence ATGAAACGTAAGGATATTCAGAAATACATATTACTACTATTGTTTATGGTGACTGCCCAGTTGGCATTGGCACAATCGTTCACACTGCAAGGGAAGGTTTCCGACAAGGATGGCAACCCGATTGAGTTGGCTTCAGTCATGGTTGTTTCGCAGGGAAAACTATCGATGACGAACCTTAAAGGCGAGTTCAACATGCAGTTGCAGAGTGAAGACTCCGTGAAGGTGCGCTTCTCAATGATTGGCTACAAGACCAAGACGAGGGTTCTGGTGCGTCCAAAGGGGAAGCAGACACTGCTCATTCAGTTGGCTGACGACAACGCATTGGAGGAGGTTGTAGTGCAAGGTAAAGCTAAACAGCATGGAACAACAGAAGAATTGGATATTCAAAAAAACAAACAAGGACCCTCTACTACGGGTAATGCCGTAGAAGAGTTGGTACAGACGCAGGCGGGTGTTTCAACCCACTCGGAGCTATCCTCACAATACAATGTGCGTGGCGGTACGTTTGATGAGAACTCCGTATATATCAATAATGTAGAAGTGTTCCGTCCCTTCCTTGTGCGAAGTGGACAGCAAGAAGGACTTTCTATTATCAATCCTGACATGGTTGAGAGCGTTGGCTTCTCAACAGGTGGATATGAAGCGAAATATGGTGACAAGATGAGTTCGGCTTTGGACATCACGTATAAGCGTCCGAAGAAGACAGAAGCATCCGTCTCTGCCTCCCTCTTAGGTGCTAGCGGCTACCTCGGACTGGCTACTAAGAAGTTGACATGGACAAATGGTGTGCGTTATAAAACGAATCGTTACCTCCTCGGTTCGCTCCAGACAAAGGGCGAATATCGTCCGTCCTTCCTAGATTACCAGACTTATCTTTCATGGCAACCCAATAAACGCTGGCAGGTAGATTTCATCGGTAACATCTCTGAAAACCGATATAACTTCCAACCAGAAGACCGTGAGACAAACTTTGGTACGCTGCAGAACGTGAAGAAGTTCCGTGTCTATTTCGATGGACAAGAGAAAGACCTCTTCCGCACCTTCTTCGGTTCGTTGGCTATCACACGCCATTTGAGTTCACGAACTGATGTTTCCCTCCTCGCATCGGCCTTCACAACGAAGGAGCAGGAGCGTTATGATATTCAAGGACAGTATTGGCTCACACAGACGGAGACGTCAGAGAACCTCGGCGTGGGTACGTTTATGCAACATTCACGTGATTACCTCAATGCAAACGTGAAGAGTCTGAAGCTGATGATGCAGCATCGCACAGGAAAGCATCGAATTGAAGGAGCTGTGACTTATAAGATTGAGCATATCAAGGAGAACTCTGCAGAGTATGAATATCGTGATTCTGCGGGTTATAACGTACCTCATACGGGTCGTGACTTGAAGATGATTTACTCGCTTCGTGCTCGCAATGAACTCAAGGCGAAACGCTTTGAAAGCTATTTGCAGGACACATGGAACTTCCAGACACGCGACTCTGTGCCAACGCTTTTCACACTGAATTATGGTGTACGCTTTGCGCATTGGGACTTTAATGGCGAGAGTCTGTTCTCTCCACGTGCGTCGCTGTCCATCACTCCTGGCAGAAACCGCAACCTTAGCTTCCGCATTGCAGGTGGTATCTACTATCAGGCACCTTTCTATAAGGAGCTTCGCGACACGTCTATCGTCAATGGTGTCACCTATGCAACGCTCAATCAGAAGATTCGTGCACAGCAGTCTATCCACGCATTAGCAGGTATGACCTATCGCTTTGAAATGTTAGGTCGTCCGTTTAAGTTCACTGCTGAGGCTTATTATAAAGCCCTCTCACGTCTCGTCCCTTACTCAGTTGACAATGTGAAGGTGACCTATTATGGTGAAAATACAGCCTCAGGACACGCCACGGGTCTCGACCTTAAACTCTTCGGCGAGTTCGTTCCAGGGGCTGATTCCTGGCTGACACTTAGTGTGATGAATACCAGCATGACCCTGAATGGTAAGCGTATTCCGCTTCCAACCGATCAACGTTATGCGCTCAACCTCTATTTCACGGACTTCTTCCCAGGCTCAACACGTTGGCGTATGTCGCTGAAACTGGCTTATGCGGATGGTTTGCCGTTCTCTGCTCCGCACCAAGAACTGGAGAATAACACCTTCCGAGCACCTGCTTATAAACGTGCAGACATCGGTATGAGTTATCGACTCTTAGACAACCACGATGGGCATCGCAACATTATCTTTAAGAATATCTGGCTTGGCCTTGATTGTCTGAACCTCTTCGGTATCAATAACGTCAACTCTTATTATTGGGTGACAGACATCGCCGGACAGCAGTATGCTGTGCCAAACTACCTCACAGGGCGACAGATTAACGGAAGACTTACGATTGATTTTTAA
- a CDS encoding S41 family peptidase → MMKKLILFTFVFLGLILTAFVLYVWNQKHTSLNWEDVQVYNADKIPVEPKDFRNDFEEMFNLVKERYIYKDEKHLNLDSIHTVYIQRLDTMQSKVAYSLLIKEFFGNLKCAHADNVSIEEPWFIQGDQIIVIDNRVFVDKPSNSAIKAGLRDKDEIVSVDGVPVNKWVTNNAKYISASTDAARYLYSAKDILWSYTDSVKKLDVIRQGKPLTLTVHLQSQYIPTKDKEQDVTWKKLSSKIGYIDVRSMVDGVDKQFSKAFASLRQLPFLIVDIRHNGGGNSSVGDFIAQHLIKGERTIWDGTKMSPSADAYKGKVIILAGPVTVSAAESFLITMKESGDAIIVGTPSAGDTGGNPRLFKTTYGMYYWIPIGHPFKYSPKGFPLEGEGIKPHHLVPMKVDDFLKGKDTQLSYAEELTHKM, encoded by the coding sequence ATGATGAAGAAACTTATCTTATTTACCTTTGTATTTTTAGGACTGATACTTACAGCCTTTGTTCTTTACGTTTGGAATCAGAAACATACATCTTTAAACTGGGAAGATGTACAAGTATATAATGCAGACAAGATACCCGTTGAGCCAAAAGATTTCCGAAATGACTTTGAAGAGATGTTCAACCTCGTCAAAGAGCGGTATATATATAAAGATGAGAAGCATCTAAATCTTGATTCGATTCATACTGTCTACATTCAGCGTCTTGATACTATGCAGTCAAAGGTGGCTTATTCATTGTTGATAAAGGAGTTCTTTGGTAATCTGAAATGTGCTCACGCAGATAATGTATCCATAGAGGAACCTTGGTTTATACAGGGAGATCAAATTATTGTGATTGATAATCGGGTGTTCGTTGACAAGCCTTCTAACTCTGCAATTAAAGCTGGTTTGCGGGATAAAGATGAGATTGTTTCGGTGGATGGAGTGCCAGTAAATAAGTGGGTAACTAATAATGCCAAGTATATTTCTGCATCTACTGATGCTGCACGTTACCTGTATTCAGCAAAGGATATACTGTGGAGCTATACGGATTCAGTGAAGAAACTGGACGTTATCCGACAAGGTAAACCTTTAACGCTCACCGTTCATCTGCAATCTCAGTATATTCCTACAAAGGATAAAGAGCAAGACGTGACATGGAAGAAACTTTCTTCAAAGATTGGATATATAGATGTGAGAAGTATGGTGGATGGAGTTGATAAGCAATTCAGCAAAGCTTTTGCGTCTTTAAGACAACTGCCATTCCTTATAGTGGACATTCGTCATAATGGTGGAGGCAATAGTAGTGTTGGGGATTTCATAGCACAGCACCTGATAAAGGGTGAACGGACGATTTGGGACGGCACAAAAATGTCGCCTTCTGCGGATGCTTATAAGGGCAAGGTGATTATCTTGGCAGGACCTGTTACGGTTTCTGCTGCTGAGAGCTTTCTGATAACAATGAAAGAAAGTGGTGATGCTATCATTGTAGGTACGCCTTCTGCGGGTGATACTGGTGGTAATCCTCGTTTGTTTAAGACCACATACGGAATGTACTACTGGATTCCAATCGGTCATCCTTTTAAGTATTCTCCTAAGGGTTTCCCATTAGAGGGCGAAGGCATTAAGCCTCACCACCTTGTACCGATGAAGGTCGACGACTTCCTAAAGGGGAAAGATACTCAACTTTCTTATGCTGAGGAACTCACTCACAAAATGTGA